One Paenibacillus thermoaerophilus genomic region harbors:
- a CDS encoding DUF3048 domain-containing protein, whose amino-acid sequence MNKDSRWWKVGLAAWLVALTAAGCGGQAADEPVPAPSALPSAAPSASLAPSPTPEPFAFPLTGLGSPTAVRDRPIMVMIENSPAARPQTGLDEADIVYEILAEGEITRFAAFFQSKSPEVIGPVRSIRPYYVELGEGWDAVLVHAGWSPAAITRIKQRGLNHFDQVYGDDRYYWRDKSRKAPHNLYTSIAKIREGIAAKKYRQEWKTPPLPAFAKPGGSLAASASPEGPSTVRSAARTDIPYIGGYDVAYEYDAATGLYGRLMEGKPHKDARSDRQLTAANVLILETKHVVLDKEGRRDVDLDGPGKGMWLAEGQAREIKWARKDGILRASIDGREIALKPGTTWVQIVPAGTAYSVQ is encoded by the coding sequence TTGAACAAGGACTCTCGCTGGTGGAAGGTTGGCTTGGCCGCTTGGTTGGTGGCCTTGACGGCCGCCGGCTGCGGCGGGCAGGCTGCCGATGAGCCGGTTCCCGCGCCGTCGGCGCTTCCGTCCGCGGCGCCGTCCGCTTCGTTGGCACCGAGCCCGACCCCCGAGCCATTTGCGTTTCCGCTGACGGGGCTGGGCAGCCCGACCGCCGTGCGGGACAGACCCATCATGGTGATGATCGAGAACTCTCCGGCCGCCCGTCCCCAGACGGGGCTGGACGAGGCGGACATCGTCTACGAGATTTTGGCCGAGGGCGAGATCACCCGGTTTGCCGCGTTTTTTCAGAGCAAGTCCCCGGAAGTCATCGGGCCCGTCCGCAGCATCCGTCCGTACTACGTGGAGTTGGGGGAAGGCTGGGACGCGGTGCTCGTGCATGCGGGGTGGAGTCCGGCCGCCATTACGCGGATCAAGCAGCGCGGCTTGAACCATTTCGACCAGGTGTACGGCGACGACCGCTACTACTGGCGAGACAAATCGCGCAAAGCCCCCCATAATCTGTACACGTCGATTGCGAAAATCCGGGAGGGCATCGCCGCCAAAAAGTACAGGCAGGAGTGGAAGACGCCTCCGCTGCCGGCATTCGCGAAGCCGGGCGGGTCGCTAGCCGCCTCCGCCTCTCCCGAAGGGCCATCCACGGTCCGCTCCGCCGCACGGACGGACATCCCGTATATCGGAGGGTACGACGTCGCCTACGAATACGATGCGGCAACGGGCCTGTACGGCCGGCTTATGGAAGGCAAGCCGCACAAGGACGCCCGGTCGGACCGGCAACTGACGGCGGCCAACGTGCTGATTCTGGAGACGAAGCATGTCGTGCTGGACAAGGAAGGACGGCGCGATGTCGATCTGGACGGGCCGGGGAAGGGCATGTGGCTGGCCGAAGGGCAAGCGAGGGAGATCAAATGGGCGCGCAAGGACGGAATTTTGCGGGCGTCGATCGACGGACGCGAAATCGCGCTGAAGCCGGGTACGACCTGGGTGCAGATCGTCCCTGCGGGCACCGCTTATTCCGTGCAATAA
- a CDS encoding DUF1992 domain-containing protein, with protein sequence MDWKISLAEERIREAQRNGDFDNLPLLGKPLPKDTLEGVPEELRMGMRLLKNAGMLPEELQLLKEIASIEDLLRCCRDEEEAARLRNERSAKQLRFQQLAEARGWDRQTAFAFYREKIERKWTE encoded by the coding sequence ATGGATTGGAAAATCAGTCTGGCCGAGGAACGCATCCGGGAAGCCCAACGCAACGGAGACTTCGACAATCTCCCCTTGCTCGGAAAGCCGCTGCCGAAAGACACCCTCGAAGGGGTTCCCGAGGAGCTGCGAATGGGCATGAGGCTGCTGAAAAATGCCGGCATGCTTCCGGAGGAGCTGCAGCTTCTGAAGGAGATCGCCTCCATCGAGGATCTGTTGCGCTGCTGCCGGGACGAGGAAGAAGCCGCCCGCTTGCGGAACGAGCGCTCCGCCAAGCAGTTGCGCTTTCAGCAGTTGGCGGAAGCGCGGGGGTGGGACCGGCAAACCGCATTCGCCTTCTACCGCGAGAAAATCGAACGAAAATGGACCGAATAG
- a CDS encoding sensor histidine kinase: MRQAIRRGTILLLLSCALLSSVILLYAFYRTPPTGQTIDRWQYKWAEPGEEPTEAELAGETGGWLTAGSRSNVAAGGNTGAIWIRVELPEGGEGESGLYIRTLYGHRITAYDQHLDVLYESSRNHGFDVNRVLLPVRDNTALLIKAESASGRIGIEGDMTFGNYSQLLRAYTAEDMDDLIFGGAFLLASAIMLFCASLLPSGQLRRWLSLSVIMLALGLMALTYSPILYTLHGHCGYLYRMIFDLAVYTLLPAFTYFFEHAFETGGSSFLEKFRKFQIGYSFLCLVLTILNYSLDNKLHPIQYPITVTFLGAVIAFQLLVLVGFCVRHAVRRERNAILFACGFAWLASLSLGELVWYYATSADYPLGLWKWGVIGFVLSLTVILGRRLACDHHRLVQYSRELEKFNRYLQKHEKLEIVSELTASVAHEVRNPLQVTRGFLQLLGKRTDSRERMYVEMALAELDRAAGIVSDFLAFARPELEDWRILKLSDELLRLESMLAPMAQLQGAKLCVDAPPDLYIGGHSAKLKQALINIVKNSIEALKERGEIRIWAYRREGDVYVHIKDNGTGMSPEELARLGEPYFSNKTKGTGLGLMVAFRIVEAMQGHIEYRSEKGVGTEAILRFPAVEAEEDREAEAAG; the protein is encoded by the coding sequence ATGAGACAAGCGATTCGAAGGGGCACGATTTTGCTTTTGCTGTCCTGCGCGCTGCTGAGCTCCGTCATTTTGCTGTACGCGTTCTATCGGACTCCACCGACGGGGCAAACCATCGACCGATGGCAATACAAATGGGCGGAACCCGGGGAAGAACCGACGGAGGCGGAGCTTGCCGGAGAGACCGGCGGCTGGCTGACGGCCGGCTCCCGTTCGAATGTTGCGGCCGGCGGGAATACCGGCGCCATATGGATTCGAGTCGAATTGCCCGAAGGAGGAGAAGGCGAGAGCGGATTATATATCCGAACCCTGTACGGCCACCGCATTACGGCTTATGACCAGCATCTTGACGTTCTGTACGAATCTTCCCGGAATCACGGCTTTGACGTGAATCGGGTTCTCCTCCCCGTGCGGGACAACACCGCGCTGTTGATCAAGGCGGAGAGCGCGTCCGGCCGGATCGGCATCGAAGGCGACATGACGTTCGGCAACTATTCGCAGTTGCTCCGGGCGTATACGGCCGAGGACATGGACGATCTGATATTCGGCGGGGCTTTCCTGCTGGCCTCGGCCATCATGCTGTTTTGCGCCAGTCTGCTCCCCTCCGGACAACTGCGCCGATGGCTCTCGCTGTCGGTCATTATGCTGGCGCTCGGCCTTATGGCCTTGACGTATTCTCCGATATTGTACACGCTGCACGGACATTGCGGATATTTGTACCGCATGATTTTCGACCTTGCCGTTTACACGCTGTTGCCCGCGTTTACCTACTTTTTCGAGCACGCCTTCGAGACCGGCGGGTCCTCTTTTCTGGAAAAATTCCGGAAGTTCCAAATCGGTTACTCCTTCCTCTGTCTCGTCTTGACGATACTCAATTACTCCCTGGACAACAAGCTGCATCCGATCCAGTATCCGATAACCGTTACGTTCCTGGGCGCCGTGATCGCCTTCCAACTGCTTGTTCTCGTCGGGTTCTGCGTCCGTCACGCCGTTCGGAGGGAGCGCAACGCCATCCTGTTCGCTTGCGGGTTCGCTTGGCTGGCGTCGTTGTCTCTCGGAGAGCTCGTCTGGTATTACGCCACTTCGGCGGACTATCCGCTCGGCTTATGGAAATGGGGGGTGATCGGCTTCGTCCTATCGCTGACCGTCATTTTGGGCCGCCGCCTCGCATGCGACCATCACCGGCTCGTGCAATATTCACGGGAGCTTGAAAAGTTCAACCGCTACCTGCAAAAGCACGAGAAGCTGGAGATCGTCAGCGAGCTTACCGCTTCGGTCGCCCACGAGGTCCGCAACCCGCTGCAGGTGACGAGGGGCTTTTTGCAACTGCTCGGAAAACGGACGGACAGCCGGGAGCGGATGTATGTGGAGATGGCGCTGGCGGAGCTGGACCGGGCCGCGGGCATCGTCAGCGATTTTCTCGCTTTCGCCCGGCCGGAACTGGAGGATTGGCGCATCCTGAAGCTGTCGGACGAGCTCCTGCGGCTTGAAAGCATGCTGGCTCCGATGGCGCAGCTTCAAGGGGCGAAGCTTTGCGTCGACGCGCCGCCGGATTTGTACATCGGCGGCCATTCGGCCAAGCTGAAGCAAGCGTTAATCAATATCGTGAAGAACAGCATCGAGGCGCTGAAGGAGCGGGGAGAAATCCGCATCTGGGCGTACCGCCGGGAAGGCGACGTCTATGTGCACATCAAGGACAACGGGACGGGCATGAGCCCCGAGGAGCTCGCCCGGCTGGGGGAGCCTTATTTCTCCAACAAAACCAAAGGAACCGGACTCGGCCTGATGGTGGCGTTCCGAATCGTCGAAGCGATGCAGGGGCATATCGAATACCGCAGCGAAAAAGGGGTCGGCACGGAAGCCATCCTGCGGTTCCCGGCGGTGGAAGCGGAAGAGGACCGGGAGGCCGAAGCGGCCGGTTGA